The Pirellulales bacterium genome segment TCATCATTCTTGACCTGCGTCGTTTCGTAATACAACGCCGATTGGCTCAGCCGTTCCTTGTACACGCCCGTGGGATTGAGCAAATGATCGGGAATGATCGCGTTGAACATGCCCATGCAGCCTTCGTCGAACACACCCATGATGGCTTTTTCGCGCTTGAGTTGAATAGCGAGTTCAGTGCCAGGTCGAATCACATCCAGGGAAAAACCCTTGCGAGTTTCAGCTTGGATTTCATAGATGCGACGCGCATGACTCGTATCATGCCGCACATTCCCGGTTTCCAGCCAGCGGCGGAGATTCGTTTTGAAAGCCTCGTCTTGGAAATCTTCGCTCCACAGCGTGGAGTACGTCACGTCGGCTTTAGTGAGCGAGCCGTTCAAATTCAACATGCCGACCAGCCCCGGCCAGGTGCCCGACCAATTGGCGACGGTTAGAATTGGCCCCTGATGCGAAATCAATCCTGCCAAAATGTGATGCGAGTATTGCCACACCGCCTCGGCCACGATGAGCGGCGCTTGCGGATCGATGCCGGCGAAAACTTTCATCCCTTCTTTCTGCGAGCCAATAAAGCCGTGCTGCTCGTCGGCTTTATACGGATGGGCCCGCACTAATTCGTAGCCAGCCTCGGCCACGGCCTTGGTCAGCGCCTGCTCCATTTCCTGCTGGGCGGGCCAGCATTTTTGATTGGCCGAGAGCCGCAAATCGCCGTTGGCCACCAGAAGCACTTTTTTGGGATTCGATTTTTCAGATGCCATGGGAATTGAATTGCCTGGATGAAACAAAAAATATGCGCCGGGCATTCCCGACGCGGAATGATGTTATTCTTGACGCAATTGGCCGTTCAGCACGACTTGCTCCCCTTTGGTGGGCGTGAGATTGGAGATTTGGTCGGCGTAGTGGATGGTGAGTGGACGGCCGAGAAGGGAGCGGATTTTGGCTTGTGTCAGCTTGCCATCTTTCCAGCTCATGTCGATTTCATATCCACCGCGAGCGCGCAGGCCGGTGACGCTGCCGGTTGGCCAGGCTTTGGGCAAGACCGGGAGCAGGTCGATTTCGGTGGATGGGTTTTTGTCGGACGTTTTTTCGCTGGGCAGGTTGTCGTCAAACGATTGCAGCAGCATTTCGGCAATGCCGGCGGCGCCGCCGAAGTTGCCGTCAATTTGAAATGGGGGATGGGCATCGAACATGTTCACATACGTCCGCTGCGGGGCTAACAACAGCGCCAAAATTTTGTACGCATGGTCGCCATCCTGCAATCGGGCCCAAAGATTCAATCGCCAGCCGAGGCCCCAGCCGGTGGCGTTGTCGCCGCGGATTTCCAGGGATTTTTGGGCCGCCGCAGCCAATTCCGGCGTGCCGCTGACAGTAATTTGATCGCTCGGATATAGCCCATACAAGTGCGACACATGCCGATGATGCAAATCGTCGGCGTGCATGTCCCAATCGTCCTGCCATTCCTGCAATTGGCCCACCTCGCCAATTTTATTGGGAGCGAGCCGCTTTTGCGCTGCGGCCAGTTGGCTGCGCAGGGGGGCGTCGGTATCGAGAATGTCGGCGGCCTGAATGCAGTGGGTGAACAAGTCGCGAATGATCTGTTCGTCCATCGTCGGACCGGCGCAAATCGAGGTTTTGCCGTGTCCATGACCGTGCTCTGGCGAAACCGATGGGCAAGTGACCAAATAGTGTGTGTTCGGATCTTCAACCAACGTGTCGAGGAAGAACTGCGCAGCGCCTTTCAGGGCCGGATAAACTTTGGCCAAATATTCCCGGTCGCCGCCGTATACATAGTGATCCCACAAATGCAGGCACAGCCACGCGCCGCCGGTGGGCCACATGCCGGAATCGGCTTTGTCGATGGGACCGGTGGCCCGCCACAAATCGGTGTTATGATGCGTGACCCAACCATGCGCTCCGTAATTCACTTCGGCTGTGCGAGCGCCGGTTTGCGTGAGGTCCAGCACCATGCTGGTCAGCGGCGCCACGCACTCGGCCAGATTGCAGCTTTCGGCCGGCCAATAATTCATCTCAGTGTTGATGTTGATCGTGTATTTGCTTTCCCAAGGCGGATTCATGCTTTCGTTCCACAGCCCTTGCAGCGTGGCGGGCTGACAGCCGGGGCGCGAACAGGAAATCAACAAGTAGCGGCCGAATTGAAAATAGAGCGCCGCCAATTGCGGATCGTTGCCCTCCGGAAAATGGTCGATGCGTTCATCCGTGGGCAATTTTGTGGCAGGGCGATCGTTGCCGCCTAAATTCAATTTCACCCGCCGGAACAAGCGTTGATGTTC includes the following:
- a CDS encoding glycoside hydrolase family 95 protein, which produces MHHPIRSTSAVVALSMLLFDLVICPAPLGAQAKNSKAEKKDDPAIATSVVFAGQALALDAPLSLWYRQPAKQWTDALAIGNGRLGAMIFGGVDNERIQLNEDTLWGGGPYDPSNPEAREALPKARELVFAGKFVDAQKLINEKMMSHPVRQMPYETVGDLLLTFPDIHRVNNYRRDLNLDTAISRVEFESGGTKFRREIFSSPVDQVIALRFTADKPGSISFTAGMRTPQKASIRALSPTTLLMSGENGSAQGIAGALKFQARVRVLAEGGKTENTDDHITVSNANSATLLIAMATSYKNYQDVSGDPEALTTDAIEQAAKKSWDTLQAAHVAEHQRLFRRVKLNLGGNDRPATKLPTDERIDHFPEGNDPQLAALYFQFGRYLLISCSRPGCQPATLQGLWNESMNPPWESKYTININTEMNYWPAESCNLAECVAPLTSMVLDLTQTGARTAEVNYGAHGWVTHHNTDLWRATGPIDKADSGMWPTGGAWLCLHLWDHYVYGGDREYLAKVYPALKGAAQFFLDTLVEDPNTHYLVTCPSVSPEHGHGHGKTSICAGPTMDEQIIRDLFTHCIQAADILDTDAPLRSQLAAAQKRLAPNKIGEVGQLQEWQDDWDMHADDLHHRHVSHLYGLYPSDQITVSGTPELAAAAQKSLEIRGDNATGWGLGWRLNLWARLQDGDHAYKILALLLAPQRTYVNMFDAHPPFQIDGNFGGAAGIAEMLLQSFDDNLPSEKTSDKNPSTEIDLLPVLPKAWPTGSVTGLRARGGYEIDMSWKDGKLTQAKIRSLLGRPLTIHYADQISNLTPTKGEQVVLNGQLRQE